A part of Aegilops tauschii subsp. strangulata cultivar AL8/78 chromosome 2, Aet v6.0, whole genome shotgun sequence genomic DNA contains:
- the LOC109759506 gene encoding uncharacterized protein has product MQMDRGSIPSEKKYLVDALRRHREILRWETILLRSEITSRNLATITGKKAYLKRHDADGDGRSISPQLVEHMSLHKIKEIKPVSLPYLVDNHEEALDLLLHEAHKLAYRIQSLSKEFSATIPLEKLRLFHLLSQECLSISETIATHGSPISSESSEDAEISLFKERRNGWESTWGSPVLRCGSFNDITTLSPMYSTHSAPRVIESSRYITKALQIYSFKIFDLNENLKWPLDVYGVVAARDAVDFNRNLLFSCSRANCQVVTEKDPFLHLTGPSRAIVADEPVDFEVELKIKFGTDQSQDIALISATNHYTSRGDAAFFSGRSCSATLRLETVPRAAQATILSIRVVGGVSLFEFGGRVACSFSTEEYVDPTSEQVVLVESAEKIPEDDGYLTLSRKVVTAGLQGGLQVAIQAYGGSDRPSVSGLLYFPSQYCRVSRRTCLVGGFEVEVTVAWSWFVQDKMEIL; this is encoded by the exons ATGCAGATGGACAGGGGGTCGATCCCGTCGGAGAAGAAATACTTGGTAGACGCCCTTCGTCGTCACCGTGAGATCCTGAGGTGGGAGACCATTTTGCTGAGGAGCGAGATCACGTCCCGAAATCTGGCGACGATCACCGGAAAGAAGGCTTATCTAAAGCGCCACGATGCAGATGGCGATGGGAGATCAATATCACCTCAGTTGGTCGAGCACATGTCCCTCCACAAGATCAAAGAAATCAAACCGGTGAGTTTGCCGTACCTCGTTGATAATCATGAGGAGGCCCTCGATCTGCTCTTGCACGAGGCACACAAGTTGGCCTACCGGATCCAGTCTCTGAGCAAAGAATTCAGTGCCACCATCCCCTTGGAGAAGCTCAGATTATTCCATCTCCTGTCGCAAGAATGTCTGAGCATCTCCGAAACCATAGCCACGCATGGATCGCCAATTTCTTCTGAATCTTCTGAGGATGCTGAAATTTCTCTTTTCAAAGAGCGTCGTAACGGCTGGGAATCTACTTGGGGCAGTCCGGTGTTACGGTGTGGCAGCTTCAATGATATAA CCACACTGTCCCCTATGTACTCTACGCACTCTGCACCTCGTGTCATTGAATCCTCTCGTTACATCACCAAGGCCTTGCAGATCTACTCCTTCAAAATCTTTGACCTAAATGAGAACTTGAAGTGGCCACTCGATGTGTACGGTGTGGTGGCTGCTCGAGACGCTGTGGACTTTAACCGCAACCTTCTCTTCTCCTGCTCCAGGGCTAACTGCCAAGTAGTCACAGAAAAG GATCCTTTTTTGCACCTGACTGGCCCTTCTCGTGCAATTGTCGCTGACGAACCTGTTGACTTCGAAGTCGAGCTAAAGATAAAATTTGGAACAGATCAGTCCCAAGATATTGCATTGATCAGTGCTACTAACCACTACACTTCTAGAGGTGATGCTGCTTTTTTCTCTGGCCGCTCTTGTTCGGCAACATTGAGGCTTGAGACAGTTCCTAGAGCGGCCCAAGCAACTATATTGTCTATTCGAGTGGTTGGAGGAGTGTCTCTTTTCGAATTTGGAGGCCGGGTTGCTTGCTCGTTCTCTACTGAAGAGTATGTTGATCCCACAAGCGAGCAAGTTGTGCTGGTTGAGTCTGCTGAAAAGATTCCTGAGGATGATGGTTACCTTACACTGTCAAGGAAGGTTGTTACGGCAGGACTACAAGGAGGATTGCAAGTTGCCATACAAGCCTATGGGGGATCTGACCGTCCATCCGTATCCGGTCTTCTTTACTTCCCTTCCCAGTATTGCAGGGTAAGTCGGCGCACATGCTTGGTCGGTGGCTTTGAGGTGGAGGTAACCGTTGCTTGGTCGTGGTTTGTACAGGACAAGATGGAAATCTTGTGA